In Malassezia vespertilionis chromosome 4, complete sequence, the DNA window CAGATGGCCAGCCACGCATGtttgcacttgcgccgctgtacgAGTGCATTCTCGAATATGTCGATGTGCTTTCTGAGCAAGGCCTTGTGGCTATCGCACAGCGCTTCGTTGCGCTCACGCCACCAGACTTTGTGCCGAGTAAGCGCGACGGGCAGGCTGCAGAGGCAGCGGAGTGGGCACAGGATCGACTTTTGCGAGCATCGCAAGCAACCGGGGGGGTATATGAACAGGGGTACGATGGATACAGTGCACAGAGGTACGACCAGAGTGGGTACGGCCAGGGTGAGTACGAAGGACAGGGTGCGAtggccgccgcggccgcagcgccgactgTGCCTCAAGTGCCTCAATTTCCCCAAGTGCCTCAATTTCCCCAAGTGCCCCAAGTGCCTCAAGTGCCTCAAGTGCCTCAAGTGCCTCAAGTCCCCCAAGTACCTCAAGTCCCCCAAGTCCCCCAAGTCCCTCAAGTCCCTCAAGTCCCTCAAGTCCCTCAATTCCCTCAATTTCCCCACGTCCCCCAAGTGCCGACTGCACCCAACCCCATGCCTATGGACCCAACGCCGTCGCCTTATGCACCGATTCCAAGTGCATACGCGCCTCAGGACATGTACAATGCTCCAAGCGCCTACGGCCCTACCTCTATGGCCCCACCCTCGGCCGCCATtcaagcgccgcccatggGCAGCGCTCCTTCGCAGGCAATGCCCCCCCCTCCCAAACGCGACCGAGGCGGCTGGAAcgacgtgccgctcgcacgCGAGCCGCCGAAGCGAGGACCTAGTGCCGTTGGCCAACACGCGCCGATCACTTCGCCGTTCCCCAACCAGCCGGtggcgcatggcgcacaGCCCATGgcctctgcgccgcccatggccgcagcaccgccgcctGGACCTCCACGTGGACCTCCGCAAGGCCCACCGATGCGTGGCAGAACGCCAGCGCCCATGCCAGCgcccgcgcccgcgcccTCGATGCCGCCACCTTCGTCACGCACCGGCCTTGGCATGGGCCATCCTACCGCACCGAGCATGCGCCCACCGCCGCAGCCCGCTGACAACTACGGCCCTAGCGTAgccgaggcggcgcagcgcgcccaaACACCCAGCGccggcatgcgcggcgctccatcgCAAGCGCGTCTTCCCCAAGGCccgccgatgcgctcgcaATCCCGCGGCCCTGGCTCTGTCCCACCGCGTCCTCCCGGCAACATGCCGCCGCCCTCGCCGCACATCCCCCCCGGCACTCCGCGtagcaatgcgcgcgcgctaGGCACTATGCCcccaacgccgcgcgctgcaacgcCCGCGGGCGGTGGCTTTGGCGCTCCACCCACGCCGAAATCGGCGCAAAAGCCTGGTTTCCAGTACCCCCGCGGCGACCGCTCGCACATTCCGCCTGATCTTGCACCCGTGGCGTCGATACTGCAGCGTGAGATTGCGCGTCTGCACAATATCAACGCACAACCCAAGCGGATTTTGGACGATGCAgaccgccgcgcgcagctgctgctggaCCTGATGAACAATGCGCTTGTCGATCCCAAGGTCGTTCCATCGCTGCTTGAGCTTGCACAGGCGATTGATGCGCGGGAccagcaagcggcgcttgcgctgcacgtccATCTCGCCACGATGGCCTCCGGCGACCTTGCCACGGCCCTCGTTGGCGTCAAATTTATCGTAGCCAAGCTCGCGACATAGAAGGTACACACCTCCACTAGCAtgtcgtcgcgccgcgcgccgtctgcgTCTGTCATGGcgaccagcgcgccgtgggatacgcgtgcgcatgcgaatgcgcttgcggaCCTTGTCCCTTGTGTAGCAGACCTGTCGCTAGACCGTGTGAAAGCGGGCGAAGCAAATGGCTACGAGCAGGACGCGCCGACAGACgactttggcggcgcgccgtttgcggcgctcgagcaggacgACCCGATGCCGATATTCCAGCTGGCGCGCGTCCAGTATGCACTAACACAGCCGCTTGTACAGCTGGCCGTTGCATCGAACAAGATGGTGATGTGTGTAGCTGGCGGTGCCCAGGATGCAGCAGCCTACCGCCTCGTGTACATGGACTTGGACGACCCTGCACGGACGTGCGAAGCGCTTGttcacgctgcgccggcgccgcgcggtaCGAGCCCCGCAGCGATGGAGCCATGCTGCGTGTATGTCGATCCGTTTGGCGAGCACATTCTCGTGAGCGCCGGCGGCCACAATTACTACTGGACGCCAGGCTGggccaaagcgcggcgcctcccacgccttgcgcagctgcacatTACTTCCGTTGCGTGGGCTACGCCGAGCACAGTGCCCCCTGTTCcccttggcgcggcgccgagtgGGCGGAAGTGGATAtggacgccgcgcatcctgctcggcacagcgcaaggcgaGCTGTTCGAGACGGTGCTTACAGCGCAAGTAGCCACGCACCAAGCGCCTAGCGGCGATTTCTTCGACCGGCTTGCGCGGAAAACAGTGGGAGAGAGCGGTGTGCAGGAATAcaccggcgcgctcgagcgcagtgTCCACCGTGTATTCCAGCTGCACGAGGCACAGGCCATCTCgggccttgcgcttgcgattgtgcagcgcggcgcgggaTGGCATGCATACATTGTCGCTACGACGGCTACGCGCATGTACGAGTTTGCGGGCGCGGTAGATCTGTCGGGtgtgcaagacgcgccgagcgcattTGACGCCCTCTTTCGGCCCTACCGCGACACCATGCTCACCCACCTCAAGACAGAGCTGCCCAGCGACGTGCAGCACTCGATGCTGCTGTGCTCCAAGCCGTCGcacttgcacggcgcgcggcgcgcgcttgcgtggctTACTGGAGCCGGCCTTTTTTATGCGGAGATGAATTTGCACAGCGCAGATACTTACGACTTTGTCCAGCGCACTGGCCTGCTTGCGTATCAGCGCTCCGACACGCCGCTGTGCATAGGGAGCACTGCGTATCACCATGTGCTTGTGCTCACCGACCGTGTTGTCTGCCAGCATGTGATGGAGACGAGCCTTGTATGGGAAGAAGCGCTTGGCCTTGCCAAagacgagcgcgtcgtaGGCATCGCCACCGATCCACACACCGGCACAAACTGGGTCTACACAGACGCAGGCATCTTTGAGCTTCTTGTCAccgacgaagcgcgcgatgtgTGGCGGAtcatggcgcgccgcggcgagtacagcgccgcgctcgagcatgcgcccGACGACGCGAGCAAATcgcttgtgcttgcgcagcatggcgaTGCACTCATGCGCGAAGGCAAGGTGTTCCTAGCGGCACAATCctatgcgcgcacgcacgaccGTAGCTTTGAGCAAGTGGCACTCCAGCTTGCGGCACAAggcgcaaacgacgcaCTCCGCAGCTACGTGCGTCTCTGTCTCGAGCGCCTTCCACACAAAGTGCGGGCCCAGAGGCTCATGCTGGCAACGTGGCTCCTCGAGCTGtatctcgcgcagctttcCACGCTCGAAGACAGTCCCAGCGATgaggacgcggcgcagggggcgctgcttgccgacgagctgcgcagctttttgCACGCCCACCGACACACGCTCGATCCGCCCACCACGCTTGCAtttctcgcgcgcaatgggCGCACAGATGTGTGGCTTGCGTATGCCGAAGAGatgcacgcgacgcgcgataTTCTCGAGCGGTggctgcgcctgcgcgacttcagcgcggcgctcgacacgctgGCCAAGCAGTCAGACCTTGACTTGTACTACACGTTTGCGACGCCTCTCTTGCTGCACGTCCCCAACGAGACAGTTGCATGTTGGATACGCCAGCCGCAGCTTGATCccgcgcgcctcgtttccgcgcttgtgcagcttgACGCACCGCTGGAGGAGCCGCACCCATGCATTGCTTATCTCAACCATGTCGTGCGGCACGGCAATACACAGCAAGTCGTGCACGATTTGCTGCTtacgctgcttgccgagtgcgcagcgaatgcgaagcatgcgccgctgcgcacacaGGCACGCAGTAGACTGGAGCGCCTGATCGATGGCGTGGATACCCAGCACAAGGTGTACTACGATCTGCATTATGCGTTGCGtgtgtgcgtgcgcaaagcgctgcgcgaagcgtGCGTGCGTTTGTATGCGCGCATGGACTTGTACGAAAATGCggtgcagcttgcgctcgaggcagACGACGTGGCGTTGGCGTGCAAGTGCGCTGATCTCGCGACGGATCCGAGTGTGCGCAAGGATCTGTGGCTTGCGTGTGCCAAGCATGTAGTACAGGCACAGCAGAGTATTGCCGGCGCGATGCAGTTCCTGCAACGCACCGAACACTTGACCATCGAAGACATCTTGCCCTTTTTGCCCGACTTTGTCGTCATCGACGGGTTCAAGCAGGAAATATGCGATACGCTTGCATCGtacgtcgagcgcatcgatgcgctcaaagAGGAGATGGAGAAGACCACGGTGTGTGCTGAGCATATCCAGCACGATCTCCAATCGCTTCCTAAACGATTCTTGCACATCAGTGCCGACCAGGGATGCGAGCAGTGCGGTGTGCCTTtgctccagcgccagcTGTACATTTTTCCATGCCGCCATGGATTCCACGTAGATTGCCTGACCAAGGAAGTGACGCGGCacttgccgccgcgcctgctgcggcgcctgctgcagctgcaggaggagctggagcgatgcatggcgccgcacagTGCGCCGACAGTGCCAGGGACCAGCCTCACACTGGACCGCTTGCGCGAGCGTGTGCGGCCACAAGCGATTGTGGATGCGATAACTGCGCTTGGCATGGGGCACGGCGCACCGTCGCACCGAAGCGGGGCGTCTGGAGAGGGCGAGATGGCGTCGGTGCAGCAGGTGGGAGCGAAAACACAGCGTACGGACGCACTTCCGCATGTACAgaccgtgcgcgaggaaatGAATACGATCGTTGCAGGTGCTTGCCCTGTATGCACCCTGTCTGTACAGCAGCTTACGATGCCGTTTATCATGCCGGAGGAACAGGATACCTCGGACGAGGAGGCATGGGCTGTATAGTGTATTGTAGCTGTACCGAGACGGATGTATTTCTAGCACATGGGTAtgggcgtgcgcatggCAAGTGTACGGTATGCGGGCGAGCGGCACACACTGCCCGATCCTCTATTTACGCTGCACTGCCATGCACCGACGCACTTTTTTTTCATCCCACCAGCATGCATTTTACTCGGCTCTCACACCGCCGTGCTTTATCTATTCAGTGCTATGGAGCGACGTGTACTACTCGAGGCTTTTGAGAAGACCTTCCACAAGAGCCCACACACCCCATGCTCCGGGATCCGGCACTTTTTCCTTCGTCTCGCCGACATACGTAGCAcggccgaggcgcgcagtCATATCGCGCGTACGCTCCGCACCGTCCTTGGCGGCCTTGACAGCCGCTTGAACAGCAGGCACGGCGGCAGTGCCCTTCTTGCCTTCTTCATCAAGCGTACGGCAAAATGGATCGAGTGCATCGACCAAGGTGCGATCGCCGGGGCGGGCAGGCGTGTAGTTGCCCAAattctccagcgccgacATGGCAGCGACGCCCCAGTGCTTTACACTCGCCGCCTCCGAGCTGTCTTTTGTGCTGCTCAGCAGCCCCTGGACAAGGCCGGTGAAAAAAAGCGCATAGAGCGCACCAGACGTGCCGCCCATGTTGGACTCTAGCACATCGTCAAGGCCCAAGAGCGCTGCAGTGGGGCGCTGTAAAGGAATTTTGTTCTCcttgagcgccgcaagcacagcCTCGCCACAGccacgcagcgtctcgccaGCATCACCGTCGCCCACAATCGTGTCGTACTTGGTCAGCGTCGGCTCCATTTCAATCACAGCTTCGCATGCGCTTTGGAGTGCCTTGCCCAtctgtgcagcgtcgcaagTCGGGCCAttctcggcgcgcgcgccagaCGTCGCCGAGCCGCTGACGCTAAAGCCAGACTTGTGCTTGGCTTCCAAGCGCTCCTTGCTCTCCTGCAAGTCGTCGTCGAGCGAGGACTGCGACGCCTTGTCGCTCCAGCCATTCTGCACGCCGACCCAGCCAGCAGCATCcgcaggcgccgcaagcaggGAAAGCAAATCACTGCCCGTAGCGCTCTGAATGCGCTTGTGGTTGATCAGGGTGATGTTGAAGCCGGGGGCATTGAGGGATGTGATATAGGTGCCCACATACACACGCACCGGCTTGAGACCCCACTCGGACTGCAGCAGGCGTTTCACATCCGCGGCAATGGCAAACAGCTCGAGCTCGCTCATCCCACCGAGGTTGTTGATCACAAGTACGGGGTCGTCGCTCTTTTCGAACTTCACATACGCACGGTCCTTGTCGTTCTGATCGAGCAGAAGCTTAAGCATGTGCTTTAAGAGATCCTCAGACGAAGGCTTGTCGTCAATGTGCTGAACACCAGGCTCGTTGTGGATACCCATGCCGATCTCAATGGCGTTGGGGCCCAACGCACCGCGTTCCTCATCGCCTTTTTCACGGCCAGGGACGTGGCAGTGGTCCAGCGAAGAGCCGCATGTGACTATGTTGTCCACCATCACACGGCCAAACTCACCAAGCTTCTTCGTCTCCCAGTCAGCCTCGGCAGCAGCACCAAGGGCCTTGCAGACGAACGCAACGCCAGTAAGTCCACGGCGGCCCACAAGACCGCCTTTTTCACGGCCGACCGAGACGTCGTCACCAACAACAACCATCTCCACCTCTTTGCCTTTCTTCTCCTGTTTGAATACAGTGCGTGCCTTCTCCGCAGCGAGACCAAAGTGCAGGCGATCGCCCGTGTAGTTGTTTACAATCACGACCAATCCCTTTTCGGTCGGCGTAAGATCCACACCAGAGCTGATCGCGGCGGCAGACGGCGACGCAAACACATCGCCAGAGACGGCAGTGGTAAGCATACCACGGCCAACGTAGCCGGTAAAAGTGGGCTCGTGGCCggcaccgccgccggcaaTAATGCCTaccttgtcgagcgcatggcTCGCATCGTACACAACACGGTGGGGGGAAAACACGCGCAAAGAAGGATtggatgcagcagcaccatAAACTGCCTTTTCCACTAGGCCGTTCGAGACTTCGTAAATGTGTTTCGTAGACATGTTGGACCAGGGAATGGATTGCCAGCTAGCGCACGGCCGCTTTGCTTAAATCACGTGAGCTCGGGAACATTTCCCACGTGGTGTATGGCGTTTGCGAGCCGTGCGCTCGTTGGGCGGAGACAGGGCGGAGTACTGGGCGCGTACCTCGTGTACTTAGCGTGCGTGATATTTGCCTATTTGCCGTTAATATAGTCGCGCAAAGTGTCCGCAAAGGACACCATGCAAACAGTTTGCCAGATACCTAGGCaaatgcgcggcgagacACCGCGGTACAGGCCCCGGATCCCATTCTCCTTGTAAATATATTTAAAGGTACTCATGATGGTTGGCTTGGCGGGACGGTTTGGGTCAGTGGACTTTGCAAGTGACTGCATTTCGATACGAATCACTTCAATGGGCTGGTTCCATGTAGCAAGTGCACCACCAATAGAAGAGCAAAGGACACGCTCCATGGGTGACAGCTTATCGGTAGAACTTTTGCCCACAACCTTGCGTACAGGGCCCTCGGCCAAGCCTGCAAAGCCCATACTGCCGTTAGTTTGTttgcaaaaaaaaaaaaaaatacGTACCGGCTTCCCCAGTTTGTGCACTGACGCAAAGCAACCGCATTGACACCCTTGTTAATCCCACGGATACCTTCCCTGCGCCAAATGTCGATAAACACACCCCAAGTCGTTTTCGGCTTCATGCCCGCCTCAAGTTGCTTCGAGCGCGTAATCTCGGCAGTTTTCATACATGTACAGAAACCCATCGTGGTGTAGGACTGGACAACACCACCTGTCATACCGCCAAG includes these proteins:
- a CDS encoding uncharacterized protein (COG:G; EggNog:ENOG503NUS7); translation: MSTKHIYEVSNGLVEKAVYGAAASNPSLRVFSPHRVVYDASHALDKVGIIAGGGAGHEPTFTGYVGRGMLTTAVSGDVFASPSAAAISSGVDLTPTEKGLVVIVNNYTGDRLHFGLAAEKARTVFKQEKKGKEVEMVVVGDDVSVGREKGGLVGRRGLTGVAFVCKALGAAAEADWETKKLGEFGRVMVDNIVTCGSSLDHCHVPGREKGDEERGALGPNAIEIGMGIHNEPGVQHIDDKPSSEDLLKHMLKLLLDQNDKDRAYVKFEKSDDPVLVINNLGGMSELELFAIAADVKRLLQSEWGLKPVRVYVGTYITSLNAPGFNITLINHKRIQSATGSDLLSLLAAPADAAGWVGVQNGWSDKASQSSLDDDLQESKERLEAKHKSGFSVSGSATSGARAENGPTCDAAQMGKALQSACEAVIEMEPTLTKYDTIVGDGDAGETLRGCGEAVLAALKENKIPLQRPTAALLGLDDVLESNMGGTSGALYALFFTGLVQGLLSSTKDSSEAASVKHWGVAAMSALENLGNYTPARPGDRTLVDALDPFCRTLDEEGKKGTAAVPAVQAAVKAAKDGAERTRDMTARLGRATYVGETKEKVPDPGAWGVWALVEGLLKSLE
- a CDS encoding uncharacterized protein (BUSCO:EOG09260HS3; EggNog:ENOG503NV4E; COG:U), which encodes MSSRRAPSASVMATSAPWDTRAHANALADLVPCVADLSLDRVKAGEANGYEQDAPTDDFGGAPFAALEQDDPMPIFQLARVQYALTQPLVQLAVASNKMVMCVAGGAQDAAAYRLVYMDLDDPARTCEALVHAAPAPRGTSPAAMEPCCVYVDPFGEHILVSAGGHNYYWTPGWAKARRLPRLAQLHITSVAWATPSTVPPVPLGAAPSGRKWIWTPRILLGTAQGELFETVLTAQVATHQAPSGDFFDRLARKTVGESGVQEYTGALERSVHRVFQLHEAQAISGLALAIVQRGAGWHAYIVATTATRMYEFAGAVDLSGVQDAPSAFDALFRPYRDTMLTHLKTELPSDVQHSMLLCSKPSHLHGARRALAWLTGAGLFYAEMNLHSADTYDFVQRTGLLAYQRSDTPLCIGSTAYHHVLVLTDRVVCQHVMETSLVWEEALGLAKDERVVGIATDPHTGTNWVYTDAGIFELLVTDEARDVWRIMARRGEYSAALEHAPDDASKSLVLAQHGDALMREGKVFLAAQSYARTHDRSFEQVALQLAAQGANDALRSYVRLCLERLPHKVRAQRLMLATWLLELYLAQLSTLEDSPSDEDAAQGALLADELRSFLHAHRHTLDPPTTLAFLARNGRTDVWLAYAEEMHATRDILERWLRLRDFSAALDTLAKQSDLDLYYTFATPLLLHVPNETVACWIRQPQLDPARLVSALVQLDAPLEEPHPCIAYLNHVVRHGNTQQVVHDLLLTLLAECAANAKHAPLRTQARSRLERLIDGVDTQHKVYYDLHYALRVCVRKALREACVRLYARMDLYENAVQLALEADDVALACKCADLATDPSVRKDLWLACAKHVVQAQQSIAGAMQFLQRTEHLTIEDILPFLPDFVVIDGFKQEICDTLASYVERIDALKEEMEKTTVCAEHIQHDLQSLPKRFLHISADQGCEQCGVPLLQRQLYIFPCRHGFHVDCLTKEVTRHLPPRLLRRLLQLQEELERCMAPHSAPTVPGTSLTLDRLRERVRPQAIVDAITALGMGHGAPSHRSGASGEGEMASVQQVGAKTQRTDALPHVQTVREEMNTIVAGACPVCTLSVQQLTMPFIMPEEQDTSDEEAWAV
- the YHM2 gene encoding Mitochondrial DNA replication protein yhm2 (EggNog:ENOG503NTZB; COG:C; BUSCO:EOG09263HD8); this translates as MPAGLFLPSRIRGMAPAQKGFSWSNIAVGAAMNMFEVTTLGQPFEVLKTQMASNRKQTMYQALKTVWSRGGIFGFYQGLIPWAWIEASTKGAVLLFASSEVQKVAKTMGMGPGVAGMLGGMTGGVVQSYTTMGFCTCMKTAEITRSKQLEAGMKPKTTWGVFIDIWRREGIRGINKGVNAVALRQCTNWGSRMGFAGLAEGPVRKVVGKSSTDKLSPMERVLCSSIGGALATWNQPIEVIRIEMQSLAKSTDPNRPAKPTIMSTFKYIYKENGIRGLYRGVSPRICLGIWQTVCMVSFADTLRDYINGK